The proteins below are encoded in one region of Ereboglobus luteus:
- a CDS encoding RluA family pseudouridine synthase — MSSQHTYTIAPGVRSIRADKALAIGFPEHSRSALQRAFDAGLVLRGGVALTRDSAVSGGDEIVFSMPQTRPSELRPVEIPLDVLYEDKHLLAINKAAGMVVHPGAATGEDTLVHALLAHCKGSLSGIGGVERPGIVHRLDRETSGVMVIAKTDAAHRGLAEQFSARSLQKEYLALVNGAPSLLSGSITKAIGRHPSQRHKMMAFEDSARSLAPEEKVAEFYDLEADEDENTSVVAGGGRRKSGPRDAHTDWEVVERYGKIAALVRCAIHTGRTHQIRVHMKSLGHILLGDAVYGWKRDARIPEKSQPKRVMLHAEHLVVTHPITGKTLDLRAPVPRDFSSMIKALKTAAKNATETA; from the coding sequence ATGTCCTCCCAACACACTTACACAATCGCGCCGGGAGTGCGCTCGATTCGCGCCGACAAGGCGCTCGCGATCGGCTTTCCCGAGCACAGCCGCTCGGCGTTGCAACGCGCGTTTGACGCGGGGCTGGTTTTGCGCGGCGGCGTCGCGCTCACACGCGACTCGGCGGTGAGCGGCGGCGATGAGATTGTGTTTTCGATGCCGCAAACCAGGCCGTCGGAATTGAGGCCGGTGGAAATCCCGCTCGATGTTTTGTATGAGGACAAGCACTTGCTCGCGATCAACAAGGCCGCGGGCATGGTTGTGCATCCGGGCGCGGCGACGGGCGAGGACACGCTCGTGCACGCGCTGCTCGCGCACTGCAAAGGCTCGTTGAGCGGCATCGGCGGCGTGGAGCGTCCGGGCATCGTGCACCGGCTCGATCGCGAGACCTCGGGTGTGATGGTGATCGCCAAAACCGACGCGGCGCATCGCGGCCTGGCGGAGCAGTTTTCGGCGCGTTCGTTGCAAAAGGAATATCTCGCGCTCGTGAATGGCGCGCCCTCGCTCTTGAGCGGCAGCATCACAAAAGCCATCGGGCGGCATCCGTCGCAACGGCACAAAATGATGGCATTCGAGGATTCCGCCCGGAGCCTCGCACCCGAGGAGAAGGTTGCGGAGTTCTACGATTTGGAGGCGGATGAGGACGAGAACACTTCCGTGGTCGCGGGCGGCGGGCGTCGCAAGTCCGGCCCACGCGACGCGCACACGGATTGGGAGGTCGTGGAACGCTACGGCAAAATCGCGGCGCTTGTGCGCTGCGCCATTCACACGGGCCGCACGCATCAAATCCGCGTGCACATGAAATCGCTCGGGCACATTTTGCTCGGTGACGCGGTGTATGGCTGGAAGCGCGACGCGCGCATTCCCGAAAAATCGCAACCCAAGCGCGTGATGCTGCACGCGGAACATTTGGTGGTGACGCACCCGATCACCGGCAAAACCCTCGACCTCCGCGCCCCCGTGCCAAGGGATTTTTCATCAATGATAAAAGCCCTGAAAACCGCGGCAAAAAACGCGACGGAAACAGCCTGA
- the rpiB gene encoding ribose 5-phosphate isomerase B, with protein MKTFQIAIGSDHAGFKYKETIKTMLLSAGHTVRDFGTHSESACDYPDFVRPVAEAVARGEYERGIVLGGSGNGEAIVANRVKGIRCGLCWNEQVAIWNRAHNDGNVLSIGQRTISEEEALKIVRVWLTTEFEGGRHLARINKIDNPAG; from the coding sequence ATGAAAACATTCCAGATTGCCATCGGTTCCGACCACGCCGGTTTCAAATACAAGGAAACCATCAAAACCATGCTCCTCTCAGCCGGGCACACAGTGCGCGACTTCGGCACACACTCGGAGTCGGCGTGCGATTATCCCGACTTCGTCCGCCCGGTGGCCGAGGCGGTTGCGCGCGGCGAATACGAGCGCGGCATCGTGCTTGGCGGCTCGGGCAACGGCGAGGCCATCGTCGCGAACCGCGTGAAAGGCATTCGCTGCGGGCTTTGCTGGAACGAACAAGTGGCGATCTGGAATCGCGCGCACAACGACGGCAACGTGCTTTCGATCGGCCAGCGCACGATCAGCGAGGAGGAGGCGTTGAAGATTGTGCGCGTGTGGCTGACCACCGAGTTTGAAGGCGGCCGCCATCTCGCCCGCATCAACAAAATCGACAACCCCGCGGGGTGA
- a CDS encoding AAA family ATPase, whose translation MKSSPFKTFFVGKSEKNPDSPAEDDQGAEAHEETLKRIQGFNLKPREIRDYLDRFVIQQAEAKKVLSVAICDHYNHVRQCIENPSLREIDYAKQNILLLGPTGVGKTYLMRCIARLIGVPFVKADATKFSETGYVGGDVEDLVRDLVKAADGDVELAQYGIVYIDEIDKIASSGSTTGGGGRDVSGRGVQINLLKLMEETEVNLHSQTDLAAQMQAMMEMQRTGRSRKRTINTRHILFIVSGAFDKLSEQIKRRVQSSSIGFAAGAAGAVAAARAHVTHDSDFLRLAQSRDIIDYGMEPEFVGRLPVRVACQALTAADLEKILVTSEGSILSQYRADFAGYGIDFEITQPAVCEIAAQAYQENTGARGLMTVLERVFRNFKFELPSTAVKAFRVDEKTIAEPEAVLCSLLRENAQKQHEVLRADVNAFAQRFQTDYGFELVFDDGAVDVLIEQSLAADKTIRALCEDKFHNFHHGLKLLVADDGGDGSKRFVITRDVVENPDKAISRWVVERFKKTS comes from the coding sequence ATGAAAAGTTCCCCGTTCAAGACATTTTTTGTGGGGAAATCTGAAAAAAATCCGGATTCCCCCGCGGAGGACGATCAGGGGGCCGAGGCGCACGAGGAAACCTTGAAGCGAATTCAAGGCTTCAACTTGAAACCTCGCGAGATACGCGATTATCTGGACCGTTTTGTGATCCAGCAGGCGGAGGCCAAAAAGGTGCTTTCGGTGGCCATTTGCGACCATTACAACCATGTGCGCCAGTGCATTGAGAACCCGTCCTTGCGCGAAATCGATTATGCAAAACAAAACATTCTGTTGCTCGGGCCGACCGGCGTCGGGAAAACCTACCTGATGCGCTGCATTGCGCGCCTGATTGGGGTTCCTTTTGTAAAGGCTGATGCGACAAAATTTTCTGAAACAGGTTACGTGGGCGGCGATGTCGAGGACTTGGTTCGCGACTTGGTGAAAGCCGCCGATGGCGACGTGGAACTTGCTCAATACGGCATCGTTTACATCGATGAAATCGACAAAATCGCCTCGTCGGGAAGCACCACCGGCGGTGGCGGGCGCGATGTGTCGGGGCGCGGCGTGCAGATAAACCTGCTCAAACTGATGGAGGAAACCGAGGTCAACTTGCACAGCCAGACCGACCTCGCCGCGCAAATGCAGGCGATGATGGAAATGCAACGCACGGGCCGCAGCCGGAAGCGCACGATCAACACGCGACACATCCTGTTCATCGTGAGCGGCGCGTTCGACAAACTCTCCGAGCAGATCAAGCGCCGTGTGCAAAGCAGCAGTATCGGGTTTGCCGCGGGCGCGGCGGGCGCGGTGGCGGCGGCTCGGGCGCATGTGACGCACGACAGCGATTTTCTGCGCCTCGCGCAGTCGCGCGACATCATTGACTACGGCATGGAGCCGGAGTTTGTGGGGCGCCTGCCGGTGCGCGTGGCGTGCCAGGCGCTCACCGCGGCGGATTTGGAAAAAATCCTCGTCACCTCGGAAGGCAGCATCCTTTCGCAATACCGCGCCGACTTTGCCGGCTACGGCATCGACTTCGAAATCACACAACCCGCGGTATGCGAGATCGCCGCGCAGGCGTATCAGGAAAACACGGGCGCGCGCGGATTGATGACTGTGCTCGAGCGGGTGTTTCGCAATTTCAAGTTCGAGCTGCCTTCGACCGCCGTGAAGGCCTTTCGCGTTGACGAAAAAACCATCGCCGAGCCCGAGGCCGTTCTGTGTTCGTTGCTCAGGGAAAACGCGCAAAAGCAGCACGAGGTGCTTCGCGCCGACGTGAATGCATTCGCGCAACGCTTTCAGACGGATTACGGCTTCGAACTGGTTTTTGACGACGGCGCTGTCGATGTGCTGATCGAGCAAAGCCTCGCCGCCGACAAAACGATCCGCGCGCTGTGCGAGGACAAGTTTCACAATTTCCACCATGGGCTGAAGCTCCTTGTGGCGGACGACGGCGGTGACGGCTCAAAGCGCTTTGTCATCACCCGCGACGTTGTCGAAAACCCAGACAAGGCGATCTCCCGCTGGGTCGTGGAAAGGTTCAAAAAAACGAGCTGA
- a CDS encoding dihydrolipoamide acetyltransferase family protein, with translation MRADIIAAAENPSLLAAAPTAAATSAAGGPTNSAFRAPHSAFASGPIQEERTVVVGNMRATIARRLLEAKTTIPHFYLDIEVDAEPLLVLRQQLNVALEKQGVKLSVNDFILKASAEALRRVPAVNASWEGTQIRYFGGAHVSFAVAIEDGLITPVIRDAHNKSVFQISAEAKTLGKRAKEKKLAPAEFTGGTFCVSNLGMMGITKFNPIINPPNSAILGVGTTVAKPVVKNGQIVAGQTMGLTLSCDHRVVDGALGAQYLAALKQLLEAPALLLV, from the coding sequence GTGCGCGCCGACATTATCGCCGCGGCGGAAAACCCCTCGCTCCTCGCCGCCGCGCCAACCGCCGCCGCCACTAGCGCTGCCGGAGGCCCGACCAATTCCGCATTCCGCGCTCCGCATTCCGCATTCGCCTCGGGCCCGATCCAGGAAGAGCGCACCGTTGTTGTCGGCAACATGCGCGCCACCATCGCGCGCCGCCTCCTCGAGGCGAAGACAACCATCCCGCACTTTTATCTCGATATCGAAGTCGACGCCGAGCCGCTTCTCGTTTTGCGCCAGCAACTCAACGTCGCGCTCGAAAAACAAGGCGTCAAACTCTCGGTCAACGACTTCATCTTGAAAGCCAGCGCCGAGGCGCTCCGCCGCGTGCCCGCGGTGAACGCCTCGTGGGAAGGCACGCAAATCCGCTACTTCGGCGGGGCGCACGTCTCGTTTGCCGTGGCGATCGAGGACGGCCTCATCACGCCGGTCATCCGCGACGCGCACAACAAAAGCGTTTTCCAAATCAGCGCCGAGGCGAAGACGCTCGGCAAGCGCGCCAAGGAGAAAAAACTTGCGCCCGCCGAGTTCACCGGCGGCACGTTCTGCGTGAGCAACCTTGGCATGATGGGTATCACGAAATTTAATCCCATCATCAATCCGCCGAACTCGGCGATCCTCGGTGTCGGCACGACCGTGGCAAAACCCGTTGTGAAAAACGGCCAGATCGTGGCCGGCCAGACGATGGGGCTCACGCTCAGTTGCGACCACCGCGTTGTGGACGGCGCCCTCGGCGCGCAATACCTCGCCGCGCTCAAGCAACTCCTCGAAGCCCCGGCGCTGCTGCTGGTGTGA
- a CDS encoding alpha-ketoacid dehydrogenase subunit beta, whose product MPLITYREALRHAMAEELTRDENVVILGEEVGQFHGAYKVTEGLLEKFGPKRIVDTPISEAGFIGLGVGASMLGVRPVMELMFWSFYSVAFDQILNNAANIRYMSGGQINCPIVIRGPANGGTNVGATHSHTPENILAHHPGVKVVVPSTPYDAKGLLKSAIRDNDPVFVLENTILYGLEGEVPAEEYLVPLGHADVKRAGTDLTIVTYGRPVIQSLAAAQQLQQQHNLSVEIVDLRTIRPLDIDTVLASVRKTHRVLIVEEQRPFCGVGAQLAYMIQNEAFDELDAPIQRLGTVDAPAIYSPPAEIEQLPNSQRILKAALATMGS is encoded by the coding sequence ATGCCTTTAATCACTTACCGCGAAGCGCTCCGCCACGCCATGGCCGAGGAACTCACGCGCGACGAAAACGTCGTCATTCTCGGCGAGGAAGTCGGCCAGTTCCACGGCGCCTACAAAGTCACCGAGGGTCTCCTCGAAAAGTTCGGCCCCAAGCGCATCGTTGACACGCCCATCTCCGAAGCCGGCTTCATCGGCCTCGGCGTCGGCGCGTCCATGCTCGGCGTGCGCCCCGTCATGGAGCTGATGTTCTGGTCGTTCTACTCGGTCGCGTTTGACCAAATCCTTAACAACGCCGCCAACATCCGCTACATGAGCGGCGGGCAAATTAACTGCCCCATCGTCATCCGCGGCCCGGCGAACGGCGGCACCAACGTCGGCGCGACCCATTCGCACACGCCCGAAAACATCCTCGCTCACCACCCCGGCGTGAAAGTCGTCGTGCCCTCCACGCCCTACGACGCGAAGGGCCTCCTCAAGTCCGCCATTCGCGACAACGACCCCGTCTTTGTCCTCGAAAACACCATCCTCTACGGGCTCGAGGGCGAAGTCCCCGCCGAGGAATACCTGGTTCCGCTCGGCCATGCCGACGTGAAACGCGCCGGCACCGACCTCACCATCGTCACCTACGGCCGCCCCGTTATCCAGTCGCTCGCCGCCGCGCAACAGCTCCAGCAACAACACAACCTTTCCGTCGAAATCGTCGACTTGCGCACCATCCGCCCGCTCGACATCGACACCGTGCTCGCCTCCGTGCGCAAAACGCACCGCGTCCTCATCGTCGAGGAACAACGCCCCTTCTGCGGCGTCGGCGCGCAACTCGCCTACATGATTCAAAACGAAGCCTTCGACGAACTCGACGCGCCCATCCAGCGCCTCGGCACCGTGGACGCGCCCGCAATCTACAGCCCCCCCGCCGAAATCGAGCAACTGCCCAACTCCCAACGTATTCTCAAGGCCGCGCTCGCCACCATGGGTTCATGA
- a CDS encoding HU family DNA-binding protein, producing MPSNLTKREIVLEIYEKTQFPQKEIVSTVQMTLDIIMKALAEGRNVELRNFGVLEVQRRKERVGRNPNKPENKVIIPERAVVKFKSGKILKQLLKKLNVKEL from the coding sequence ATGCCTTCAAATCTGACCAAACGCGAGATTGTATTGGAAATCTACGAAAAAACCCAATTCCCCCAAAAGGAAATTGTATCAACTGTGCAGATGACGCTCGATATCATCATGAAAGCGCTGGCTGAAGGTCGCAATGTCGAGTTGCGCAACTTCGGTGTGTTGGAAGTGCAACGCCGCAAGGAACGCGTGGGACGCAATCCCAACAAGCCCGAAAACAAGGTGATCATCCCCGAGCGCGCTGTTGTTAAGTTCAAGTCCGGAAAAATCCTCAAGCAACTCCTCAAAAAGCTCAATGTGAAGGAGCTCTGA
- the pdhA gene encoding pyruvate dehydrogenase (acetyl-transferring) E1 component subunit alpha, which translates to MSKKSTDKTAAAAKKTTSAAKTGGANAAPAAAPKPAASGPNPSHSSPVNTALSADEKVELYRKLVRIRRFEERSLRAYQAKKIGGFLHLYIGQEAVAVGCCSLMGKDDHVITAYRDHGHAIAVGMDTKALMAELYGKVTGCSKGKGGSMHYFDPARNFWGGHGIVGGQVPLGAGLAYALKYKGLKGAAMAFMGDGAVNQGAVHEAYNLASLWSLPVVFVIENNGYSMGTSQARSSAGELATRAAGYDMKWEIIDGHDLYDVRAKMEPLLRRAREESKPALVEIMTYRYRGHSVADPDKTYRSKTEIEDYQRTKDPINLFRAILQSEGALTDELIEKIDTEARSEADFAADFAEASPFPTPEDIQKDVYWEADNPSQRTSGGRLFFN; encoded by the coding sequence TCCCGCCGCCGCGCCAAAACCCGCAGCGTCCGGCCCCAATCCCTCGCACTCCTCGCCCGTCAACACCGCGCTTTCCGCCGACGAGAAGGTTGAGCTTTACCGCAAACTCGTCCGCATCCGCCGCTTCGAGGAGCGTTCGCTTCGCGCGTATCAGGCGAAAAAAATCGGCGGTTTTCTCCACCTCTACATCGGGCAGGAGGCGGTCGCGGTCGGTTGCTGTTCGCTCATGGGCAAGGACGACCACGTGATCACCGCCTACCGCGACCACGGCCACGCCATCGCCGTCGGCATGGATACGAAGGCGCTCATGGCCGAGCTCTACGGCAAGGTCACCGGCTGCTCGAAAGGGAAGGGCGGCTCGATGCACTACTTCGATCCGGCGCGCAATTTCTGGGGCGGCCACGGCATCGTCGGCGGCCAGGTTCCGCTCGGCGCCGGCCTCGCCTACGCGCTCAAATACAAGGGGCTCAAGGGCGCCGCGATGGCGTTCATGGGCGACGGCGCGGTGAATCAGGGCGCCGTCCACGAAGCCTACAACCTCGCCTCGCTCTGGAGCCTGCCGGTCGTTTTTGTCATTGAAAACAACGGCTACTCGATGGGCACCTCGCAGGCGCGCTCCTCCGCCGGCGAACTCGCCACGCGCGCCGCCGGTTACGACATGAAATGGGAGATCATCGACGGCCACGACCTCTACGATGTCCGCGCAAAGATGGAGCCGCTCCTCCGCCGCGCGCGCGAGGAATCGAAACCCGCGCTCGTCGAGATCATGACATATCGCTACCGCGGCCACTCCGTCGCCGACCCCGACAAAACCTACCGCAGCAAAACCGAAATCGAGGATTACCAGCGCACAAAAGACCCGATCAACCTCTTCCGCGCGATCCTCCAATCCGAGGGCGCGCTCACCGACGAGCTCATTGAAAAAATCGACACCGAGGCCCGTTCCGAGGCCGATTTCGCCGCCGATTTCGCCGAGGCCAGCCCGTTCCCGACGCCCGAGGACATCCAGAAGGACGTTTATTGGGAAGCCGACAATCCGTCGCAGCGCACGAGCGGAGGAAGATTGTTCTTTAATTAG